A region of Heteronotia binoei isolate CCM8104 ecotype False Entrance Well chromosome 2, APGP_CSIRO_Hbin_v1, whole genome shotgun sequence DNA encodes the following proteins:
- the ZNF644 gene encoding zinc finger protein 644 isoform X2, protein MTPYVTPPHVTHDLASPCKVQDVKEFGLKSLLLEYSIYVLNGQTNNMDDTEINSEIIGAKGGLLDDSSFISEQKSGIPKSQETETSFQKNTLSEELSKDKSEKALSGGQTSLFIQTGAPTVSSENILLPAETVVNGPVLHSTLSKTSTMNKGSISLTTAQTAVHQADSCSSTTVVHDLQLPTKTSSQNSSQSQALFLLPETAHSKHLTHSTKNLPPSASVACDTQSSIGKSIQSDSTLVSQVDACEGSNSSLEKDGSSKSLTGASSGTGDFRTEGDANWDPQKEFIEFLMTNEETEDKSLAQPKVVVQKRRKRKMDVSKITRYTEDCFNESDYIPDNTESLDVEFLEQGENLQVVETERFSLAKVKPESIDEELEVVDAIQQLIYNPSDKCAGDTSLVHTGTFLSNTLLTKCEQDDLESPSNFSTDEPSFYPCTKCNVNFREKKHLHRHMMYHLDGNSHFRHLNVPRPYACRECGRTFRDRNSLLKHMIIHQERRQKLMEEIRELKELQDEGRSARLQCPQCVFGTNCPKTFVQHAKTHEKDKRYYCCEECNFMAVTESELECHRGIAHGAVVKCSMITTDLSQRKLQKKTLVKDSYMESSKKSADYLCKMCPFTTSARSILKKHMEYLHPASCIDPFDSHLRLEKRKSHIIEEPLDFGSRTKHLIKQSSAFPKNSVLKQDIKRPFGSAFQSSNFAKLHKRPPRIQKARKSVAQSAVSVYTQSSSDKPILNKSSIGQKLRYLHHAGKQKATVKASSNYLYKYKHENHRIKKSSSPYLLHLKKEAARSVRSLPLLSSNSSHDRFIMDSLNYDAKRPGVYTDRHVTVKRLVKRPKREGSVTGDDLDSYPDFLHKMTVVVLQKLAGKKDSYEMEDESSWDNVELCDYTTRSVEDGSYSDINQEHVNLFPLFKGKIEEEAGGKSSLRYEQNDGFYFEYYEDGEGSNYLHDFQDPHNLESIGTTLPKHNSVFHWTDLSLEKKTCPYCPATFETGVGLSNHVRGHLHRAGLSYEARHVVSPEQIATSDKMQHFKRTVTGTPVKRVRKAIEKSESSSEHTCQLCGGWFDTKIGLSNHVRGHLKRLGKTKWDAHKSPICVLNEMMQNEEKYEKILKALNSRRVIPRPFVAQKLSSSDDFLSQNVIPLEAYRNGLKTEDISVSASEEEGLSFFNECDETKSVLHDEKKNQSLTLIELLKNKRLGEERNIEISPQKIHNQTARKRFVQKCVLPLDEDSPLMYQPQKMDMTMQSGMPVKLRTCVHCNTAFTSAVSLSNHLRAYTRKKSAGLLTGTAIDCKQKKSRSRSGSKKKILPLPHGADEVYILRCRFCGLVFRGPLSVQEDWIKHLQRHIVNANLPRTGAGMVEVTSLLKKPASMTETSFSILMAEAAS, encoded by the exons catATATGTCCTTAATGGGCAAACCAACAATATGGATGATACAGAGATAAATTCTGAGATTATTGGTGCTAAAGGAGGACTGCTAGATGACAGCAGTTTCATCTCTGAACAAAAGAGTGGCATTCCCAAATCACAAGAGACTGAAACATCATTTCAGAAAAATACATTGTCTGAAGAGCTATCAAAGGACAAGTCTGAAAAAGCCTTAAGTGGAGGCCAGAcatctctatttatacaaactggTGCTCCTACTGTTTCTAGTGAAAACATTCTCCTGCCTGCAGAAACTGTTGTTAATGGACCAGTTTTACACTCCACTTTATCTAAAACTTCCACAATGAATAAAGGCAGCATTTCATTAACCACTGCACAAACTGCGGTCCATCAAGCAGATTCTTGCTCATCTACAACAGTGGTACATGATCTCCAGCTTCCCACAAAGACTTCATCCCAAAACTCAAGTCAAAGCCAAGCTTTGTTTTTGTTACCCGAAACAGCACATTCTAAGCACCTGACACATTCCACAAAAAATCTACCTCCCTCTGCTTCAGTTGCTTGTGATACACAGTCATCTATAGGAAAAAGCATACAATCAGACAGCACTTTAGTAAGCCAAGTAGATGCATGTGAGGGTAGCAACAGTTCACTAGAAAAAGATGGCAGTAGCAAATCATTAACAGGCGCTTCCTCAGGTACAGGTGACTTCAGAACAGAAGGTGATGCAAACTGGGATCCACAAAAAGAGTTTATAGAATTTCTTATGACAAATGAAGAAACTGAAGATAAATCACTAGCTCAGCCTAAAGTGGTTGtacagaaaaggagaaaaagaaagatggaTGTTAGCAAAATAACACGTTATACTGAAGACTGTTTTAATGAATCAGATTATATTCCTGATAACACAGAGTCATTAGATGTTGAGTTTTTGGAACAGGGTGAGAACCTTCAGGTAGTAGAAACAGAGAGATTTTCATTAGCAAAAGTGAAGCCTGAATCAATAGATGAGGAGTTGGAAGTTGTGGATGCTATCCAGCAGTTGATCTATAATCCAAGTGATAAATGTGCAGGTGATACTTCTCTTGTTCACACTGGCACTTTTCTTTCTAATACTCTGTTAACCAAATGTGAACAAGATGATTTAGAGTCACCATCTAACTTCAGTACTGATGAGCCATCATTTTACCCCTGTACCAAGTGCAATGTGAATTTTAGGGAAAAGAAGCACCTGCACAGGCACATGATGTATCACTTGGATGGCAATAGTCACTTTCGTCATTTAAATGTTCCAAGGCCTTATGCATGTAGGGAATGTGGTCGGACATTTCGAGACCGCAATTCCCTTCTTAAACATATGATAATTCACCAGGAAAGAAGACAGAAGCTGATGGAGGAAATTCGTGAATTGAAAGAGCTCCAAGATGAGGGTAGGAGTGCACGGTTACAGTGTCCACAATGTGTATTTGGTACCAATTGTCCCAAAACCTTTGTGCAACATGCTAAAACCCATGAGAAAGATAAAAGGTACTACTGCTGTGAAGAATGTAACTTCATGGCAGTGACAGAGAGTGAACTTGAATGCCATCGAGGAATTGCTCATGGGGCAGTGGTGAAATGTTCAATGATCACTACAGATTTATCTCAGAGAAAGTTACAGAAAAAAACTTTAGTAAAAGATTCCTACATGGAATCATCAAAGAAGTCAGCTGACTATTTGTGCAAAATGTGTCCATTTACTACATCAgccagaagcattttaaaaaaacacatggaATATTTGCATCCAGCATCATGTATAGATCCTTTTGATAGCCATCTTAGATTAGAGAAGCGAAAAAGTCACATTATAGAAGAACCTTTAGATTTTGGTAGCAGGACTAAACATTTGATCAAACAATCATCTGCCTTTCCAAAGAACTCTGTTTTGAAACAGGATATAAAGAGACCGTTTGGTTCGGCATTCCAGTCAAGTAACTTTGCAAAACTTCACAAGAGACCCCCCAGGATACAGAAGGCTCGGAAAAGCGTTGCACAGTCAGCTGTAAGTGTGTACACTCAAAGCTCTTCAGACAAGCCTATTTTGAATAAAAGTAGCATTGGCCAAAAACTTAGGTATTTACATCATGCAGGAAAGCAAAAGGCTACTGTCAAAGCTAGCAGTAATTATTTATATAAGTATAAACATGAAAACCATAGGATTAAAAAATCTAGCAGCCCTTATCTTTTACACTTAAAAAAGGAAGCTGCAAGGTCTGTCAGATCTTTACCTTTATTGTCTTCAAATAGTTCTCATGATAGATTTATTATGGATTCTCTTAACTATGATGCAAAAAGACCAGGAGTCTATACAGATAGACATGTAACTGTAAAAAGATTGGTTAAAAGACCCAAAAGGGAAGGCTCTGTAACAGGAGATGATTTGGACAGTTATCCAGACTTTCTACATAAAATGACTGTTGTTGTTTTGCAGAAACTTGCTGGAAAAAAAGACAGCTATGAAATGGAGGATGAAAGTTCATGGGATAATGTTGAACTGTGTGATTACACTACTCGGTCTGTGGAGGATGGCTCTTACAGTGATATTAATCAGGAACATGTAAACCTGTTCCCTTTATTTAAAGGTAAAATTGAAGAAGAAGCTGGTGGTAAATCTTCTCTTAGATATGAGCAAAATGATGGCTTTTATTTTGAGTATTATGAAGATGGAGAAGGTAGCAATTACCTGCATGACTTTCAAGATCCTCATAATTTAGAAAGCATAGGCACAACACTTCCAAAGCATAACTCAGTTTTCCATTGGACTGACTTATCACTTGAGAAAAAAACCTGTCCATATTGTCCAGCAACTTTTGAAACTGGTGTTGGATTGTCTAATCATGTGCGTGGGCATCTTCACAGAGCTGGGTTAAGCTACGAGGCTCGTCATGTTGTCTCACCTGAGCAGATAGCAACAAGTGACAAAATGCAGCATTTCAAAAGAACTGTGACGGGAACCCCAGTTAAACGAGTTAGAAAAG CTATTGAGAAATCAGAAAGTTCTTCAGAACACACGTGCCAGCTCTGTGGAGGTTGGTTTGACACTAAAATTGGATTATCTAATCATGTTCGAGGACACCTGAAAAGGCTTGGTAAAACCAAGTGGGATGCTCACAAGTCTCCAATCTGCGTTCTAAATGAAATGATGCAAAATgaagaaaaatatgaaaaaattCTGAAGGCATTGAACAGTCGGCGTGTGATTCCCAGACCATTTGTTGCTCAGAAACTTTCATCCAGTGATGATTTTTTATCTCAAAATGTTATACCTCTCGAAGCATACCGCAATGGCCTAAAGACTGAAGATATATCGGTGTCTGCCTCAGAGGAAGAAGGGCTGAGTTTCTTCAATGAATGTGATGAAACAAAATCAGTACTGcatgatgaaaaaaaaaatcagtcgcTTACACTGATAGAACTTCTGAAAAATAAAAGGTTAGGAGAAGAAAGAAATATTGAGATATCTCCTCAAAAGATCCATAATCAGACTGCAAGAAAGAGGTTTGTTCAAAAATGTGTTCTTCCGTTAGATGAAGACAGTCCTTTGATGTATCAGCCGCAAAAAATGGACATGACTATGCAGTCAG GTATGCCTGTGAAGCTTAGAACGTGTGTGCATTGCAATACGGCGTTTACAAGTGCTGTTAGCCTGTCCAACCACTTACGCGCTTATACACGAAAGAAGAGTGCTGGACTTTTGACTGGGACAG
- the ZNF644 gene encoding zinc finger protein 644 isoform X4 — protein sequence MDDTEINSEIIGAKGGLLDDSSFISEQKSGIPKSQETETSFQKNTLSEELSKDKSEKALSGGQTSLFIQTGAPTVSSENILLPAETVVNGPVLHSTLSKTSTMNKGSISLTTAQTAVHQADSCSSTTVVHDLQLPTKTSSQNSSQSQALFLLPETAHSKHLTHSTKNLPPSASVACDTQSSIGKSIQSDSTLVSQVDACEGSNSSLEKDGSSKSLTGASSGTGDFRTEGDANWDPQKEFIEFLMTNEETEDKSLAQPKVVVQKRRKRKMDVSKITRYTEDCFNESDYIPDNTESLDVEFLEQGENLQVVETERFSLAKVKPESIDEELEVVDAIQQLIYNPSDKCAGDTSLVHTGTFLSNTLLTKCEQDDLESPSNFSTDEPSFYPCTKCNVNFREKKHLHRHMMYHLDGNSHFRHLNVPRPYACRECGRTFRDRNSLLKHMIIHQERRQKLMEEIRELKELQDEGRSARLQCPQCVFGTNCPKTFVQHAKTHEKDKRYYCCEECNFMAVTESELECHRGIAHGAVVKCSMITTDLSQRKLQKKTLVKDSYMESSKKSADYLCKMCPFTTSARSILKKHMEYLHPASCIDPFDSHLRLEKRKSHIIEEPLDFGSRTKHLIKQSSAFPKNSVLKQDIKRPFGSAFQSSNFAKLHKRPPRIQKARKSVAQSAVSVYTQSSSDKPILNKSSIGQKLRYLHHAGKQKATVKASSNYLYKYKHENHRIKKSSSPYLLHLKKEAARSVRSLPLLSSNSSHDRFIMDSLNYDAKRPGVYTDRHVTVKRLVKRPKREGSVTGDDLDSYPDFLHKMTVVVLQKLAGKKDSYEMEDESSWDNVELCDYTTRSVEDGSYSDINQEHVNLFPLFKGKIEEEAGGKSSLRYEQNDGFYFEYYEDGEGSNYLHDFQDPHNLESIGTTLPKHNSVFHWTDLSLEKKTCPYCPATFETGVGLSNHVRGHLHRAGLSYEARHVVSPEQIATSDKMQHFKRTVTGTPVKRVRKAIEKSESSSEHTCQLCGGWFDTKIGLSNHVRGHLKRLGKTKWDAHKSPICVLNEMMQNEEKYEKILKALNSRRVIPRPFVAQKLSSSDDFLSQNVIPLEAYRNGLKTEDISVSASEEEGLSFFNECDETKSVLHDEKKNQSLTLIELLKNKRLGEERNIEISPQKIHNQTARKRFVQKCVLPLDEDSPLMYQPQKMDMTMQSGMPVKLRTCVHCNTAFTSAVSLSNHLRAYTRKKSAGLLTGTAIDCKQKKSRSRSGSKKKILPLPHGADEVYILRCRFCGLVFRGPLSVQEDWIKHLQRHIVNANLPRTGAGMVEVTSLLKKPASMTETSFSILMAEAAS from the exons ATGGATGATACAGAGATAAATTCTGAGATTATTGGTGCTAAAGGAGGACTGCTAGATGACAGCAGTTTCATCTCTGAACAAAAGAGTGGCATTCCCAAATCACAAGAGACTGAAACATCATTTCAGAAAAATACATTGTCTGAAGAGCTATCAAAGGACAAGTCTGAAAAAGCCTTAAGTGGAGGCCAGAcatctctatttatacaaactggTGCTCCTACTGTTTCTAGTGAAAACATTCTCCTGCCTGCAGAAACTGTTGTTAATGGACCAGTTTTACACTCCACTTTATCTAAAACTTCCACAATGAATAAAGGCAGCATTTCATTAACCACTGCACAAACTGCGGTCCATCAAGCAGATTCTTGCTCATCTACAACAGTGGTACATGATCTCCAGCTTCCCACAAAGACTTCATCCCAAAACTCAAGTCAAAGCCAAGCTTTGTTTTTGTTACCCGAAACAGCACATTCTAAGCACCTGACACATTCCACAAAAAATCTACCTCCCTCTGCTTCAGTTGCTTGTGATACACAGTCATCTATAGGAAAAAGCATACAATCAGACAGCACTTTAGTAAGCCAAGTAGATGCATGTGAGGGTAGCAACAGTTCACTAGAAAAAGATGGCAGTAGCAAATCATTAACAGGCGCTTCCTCAGGTACAGGTGACTTCAGAACAGAAGGTGATGCAAACTGGGATCCACAAAAAGAGTTTATAGAATTTCTTATGACAAATGAAGAAACTGAAGATAAATCACTAGCTCAGCCTAAAGTGGTTGtacagaaaaggagaaaaagaaagatggaTGTTAGCAAAATAACACGTTATACTGAAGACTGTTTTAATGAATCAGATTATATTCCTGATAACACAGAGTCATTAGATGTTGAGTTTTTGGAACAGGGTGAGAACCTTCAGGTAGTAGAAACAGAGAGATTTTCATTAGCAAAAGTGAAGCCTGAATCAATAGATGAGGAGTTGGAAGTTGTGGATGCTATCCAGCAGTTGATCTATAATCCAAGTGATAAATGTGCAGGTGATACTTCTCTTGTTCACACTGGCACTTTTCTTTCTAATACTCTGTTAACCAAATGTGAACAAGATGATTTAGAGTCACCATCTAACTTCAGTACTGATGAGCCATCATTTTACCCCTGTACCAAGTGCAATGTGAATTTTAGGGAAAAGAAGCACCTGCACAGGCACATGATGTATCACTTGGATGGCAATAGTCACTTTCGTCATTTAAATGTTCCAAGGCCTTATGCATGTAGGGAATGTGGTCGGACATTTCGAGACCGCAATTCCCTTCTTAAACATATGATAATTCACCAGGAAAGAAGACAGAAGCTGATGGAGGAAATTCGTGAATTGAAAGAGCTCCAAGATGAGGGTAGGAGTGCACGGTTACAGTGTCCACAATGTGTATTTGGTACCAATTGTCCCAAAACCTTTGTGCAACATGCTAAAACCCATGAGAAAGATAAAAGGTACTACTGCTGTGAAGAATGTAACTTCATGGCAGTGACAGAGAGTGAACTTGAATGCCATCGAGGAATTGCTCATGGGGCAGTGGTGAAATGTTCAATGATCACTACAGATTTATCTCAGAGAAAGTTACAGAAAAAAACTTTAGTAAAAGATTCCTACATGGAATCATCAAAGAAGTCAGCTGACTATTTGTGCAAAATGTGTCCATTTACTACATCAgccagaagcattttaaaaaaacacatggaATATTTGCATCCAGCATCATGTATAGATCCTTTTGATAGCCATCTTAGATTAGAGAAGCGAAAAAGTCACATTATAGAAGAACCTTTAGATTTTGGTAGCAGGACTAAACATTTGATCAAACAATCATCTGCCTTTCCAAAGAACTCTGTTTTGAAACAGGATATAAAGAGACCGTTTGGTTCGGCATTCCAGTCAAGTAACTTTGCAAAACTTCACAAGAGACCCCCCAGGATACAGAAGGCTCGGAAAAGCGTTGCACAGTCAGCTGTAAGTGTGTACACTCAAAGCTCTTCAGACAAGCCTATTTTGAATAAAAGTAGCATTGGCCAAAAACTTAGGTATTTACATCATGCAGGAAAGCAAAAGGCTACTGTCAAAGCTAGCAGTAATTATTTATATAAGTATAAACATGAAAACCATAGGATTAAAAAATCTAGCAGCCCTTATCTTTTACACTTAAAAAAGGAAGCTGCAAGGTCTGTCAGATCTTTACCTTTATTGTCTTCAAATAGTTCTCATGATAGATTTATTATGGATTCTCTTAACTATGATGCAAAAAGACCAGGAGTCTATACAGATAGACATGTAACTGTAAAAAGATTGGTTAAAAGACCCAAAAGGGAAGGCTCTGTAACAGGAGATGATTTGGACAGTTATCCAGACTTTCTACATAAAATGACTGTTGTTGTTTTGCAGAAACTTGCTGGAAAAAAAGACAGCTATGAAATGGAGGATGAAAGTTCATGGGATAATGTTGAACTGTGTGATTACACTACTCGGTCTGTGGAGGATGGCTCTTACAGTGATATTAATCAGGAACATGTAAACCTGTTCCCTTTATTTAAAGGTAAAATTGAAGAAGAAGCTGGTGGTAAATCTTCTCTTAGATATGAGCAAAATGATGGCTTTTATTTTGAGTATTATGAAGATGGAGAAGGTAGCAATTACCTGCATGACTTTCAAGATCCTCATAATTTAGAAAGCATAGGCACAACACTTCCAAAGCATAACTCAGTTTTCCATTGGACTGACTTATCACTTGAGAAAAAAACCTGTCCATATTGTCCAGCAACTTTTGAAACTGGTGTTGGATTGTCTAATCATGTGCGTGGGCATCTTCACAGAGCTGGGTTAAGCTACGAGGCTCGTCATGTTGTCTCACCTGAGCAGATAGCAACAAGTGACAAAATGCAGCATTTCAAAAGAACTGTGACGGGAACCCCAGTTAAACGAGTTAGAAAAG CTATTGAGAAATCAGAAAGTTCTTCAGAACACACGTGCCAGCTCTGTGGAGGTTGGTTTGACACTAAAATTGGATTATCTAATCATGTTCGAGGACACCTGAAAAGGCTTGGTAAAACCAAGTGGGATGCTCACAAGTCTCCAATCTGCGTTCTAAATGAAATGATGCAAAATgaagaaaaatatgaaaaaattCTGAAGGCATTGAACAGTCGGCGTGTGATTCCCAGACCATTTGTTGCTCAGAAACTTTCATCCAGTGATGATTTTTTATCTCAAAATGTTATACCTCTCGAAGCATACCGCAATGGCCTAAAGACTGAAGATATATCGGTGTCTGCCTCAGAGGAAGAAGGGCTGAGTTTCTTCAATGAATGTGATGAAACAAAATCAGTACTGcatgatgaaaaaaaaaatcagtcgcTTACACTGATAGAACTTCTGAAAAATAAAAGGTTAGGAGAAGAAAGAAATATTGAGATATCTCCTCAAAAGATCCATAATCAGACTGCAAGAAAGAGGTTTGTTCAAAAATGTGTTCTTCCGTTAGATGAAGACAGTCCTTTGATGTATCAGCCGCAAAAAATGGACATGACTATGCAGTCAG GTATGCCTGTGAAGCTTAGAACGTGTGTGCATTGCAATACGGCGTTTACAAGTGCTGTTAGCCTGTCCAACCACTTACGCGCTTATACACGAAAGAAGAGTGCTGGACTTTTGACTGGGACAG